One Actinoplanes missouriensis 431 DNA segment encodes these proteins:
- the pnuC gene encoding nicotinamide riboside transporter PnuC: protein MTWIDQLLSSFYHAKWQVTADQAIYWREIVGNAFGLGSALFGLRRSYWAWPVGIVGNLLLFTVFLGQALGNDQGTPLYGQAARQVFFLATSVYGWWAWQRNRRRDHGTAVIPRWAGHRQRMVLIPVALAAVGVCFVVFREIGAGFPVPWWYYLADSWIFVGSILATYAMARGWVEFWLCWIAVDLVGVPELIHFGYYPSAILYAVYALFVIWGFVVWLRISRTVAAPQPDVQPAAARR from the coding sequence GTGACCTGGATCGATCAGCTGCTGAGCAGCTTCTACCACGCCAAGTGGCAGGTGACCGCCGATCAGGCCATCTACTGGCGGGAGATCGTCGGCAACGCGTTCGGCCTCGGCTCGGCGCTGTTCGGCCTGCGCCGCAGTTACTGGGCCTGGCCGGTCGGGATCGTCGGCAACCTGCTGCTCTTCACCGTCTTCCTGGGCCAGGCACTCGGCAACGACCAGGGCACCCCGCTGTACGGCCAGGCCGCACGGCAGGTGTTCTTCCTCGCCACCAGCGTGTACGGCTGGTGGGCCTGGCAGCGCAACCGGCGGCGCGACCACGGCACGGCGGTGATCCCGCGCTGGGCCGGGCACCGGCAACGGATGGTTCTCATCCCGGTGGCGCTGGCCGCGGTGGGCGTCTGTTTCGTGGTGTTCCGGGAGATCGGCGCCGGATTCCCGGTGCCGTGGTGGTACTACCTGGCCGACTCGTGGATCTTCGTGGGATCGATCCTGGCCACCTACGCGATGGCCCGCGGCTGGGTGGAGTTCTGGCTCTGCTGGATCGCCGTGGACCTGGTCGGCGTCCCCGAGCTGATCCACTTCGGGTACTACCCGTCGGCGATCCTCTACGCGGTCTACGCGCTCTTCGTGATCTGGGGCTTCGTCGTCTGGCTGCGGATCTCGCGGACCGTGGCGGCGCCGCAGCCGGACGTGCAGCCGGCTGCGGCGCGCCGCTGA
- a CDS encoding MFS transporter — protein sequence MQKRWWALVAVALGTFMTYLDNNVVNVALPSIQRDLGLSIAGLEWITSSYILVFAGLLLAGGRIADVLGTRLAFLGGLVIFTVASVAAGLADSQGLLIGARAVQGVGAALLAPASLALLQELFPDPKERGTAIGVWGGVGALALAVGPFTGGVLSEHVSWGWIFLINLPIGLVTLGLTLLSVPAGHRQANVTRALRRLDPAGLATSSLSLFALTYALIEGDAEGWTSPLILGSFGVAAAAAVAFLIVQNRNADSMVELSFFRSRMFTGGLLAMGLWAFGVFGIYFFMAIYLQNVLGFSPTGAGAAFVPMAIITAAGAVLAPRLEARFGVARVTAFGLAVMAAAIAGIAQYGEGTSYADLLPWFALYGVGGGLLIPLSTVVVDALPPGRAGIASGMLNVSREVFGLLGVTVLGAILTNRSNAAEGAELHRFLEGYQFSLVVAAVLVAAGVPVSLWMLRRGRTGAPAAEPKVLETV from the coding sequence ATGCAGAAAAGATGGTGGGCGCTCGTAGCGGTGGCGCTCGGGACGTTCATGACGTATCTCGACAACAACGTCGTGAACGTCGCCCTGCCGAGCATTCAGCGCGATCTCGGACTGAGCATCGCCGGACTGGAATGGATCACCAGCTCGTACATCCTGGTCTTCGCCGGCCTGCTGCTGGCCGGCGGCCGGATCGCCGACGTGCTCGGCACCCGGCTCGCGTTCCTCGGCGGGCTGGTGATCTTCACAGTCGCCTCGGTCGCGGCCGGCCTGGCCGACAGTCAGGGCCTGCTCATCGGTGCGCGTGCCGTGCAAGGCGTCGGCGCGGCGCTGCTCGCGCCGGCCTCGCTCGCGCTGCTGCAGGAGCTCTTCCCGGACCCGAAGGAGCGCGGCACCGCGATCGGCGTCTGGGGCGGGGTGGGCGCGCTCGCCCTCGCGGTCGGGCCGTTCACCGGCGGTGTGCTCAGCGAGCACGTGTCGTGGGGCTGGATCTTCCTGATCAACCTGCCGATCGGCCTGGTGACGCTGGGCCTCACCCTGCTCAGCGTGCCCGCCGGGCACCGGCAGGCGAACGTCACCCGCGCCTTGCGGCGCCTGGACCCGGCGGGGCTGGCCACATCGTCTCTCTCCCTCTTCGCCCTCACGTACGCGTTGATCGAGGGTGACGCCGAGGGCTGGACCTCACCGCTGATCCTGGGATCGTTCGGTGTCGCCGCGGCGGCCGCGGTGGCGTTCCTGATCGTGCAGAACCGCAACGCCGATTCGATGGTGGAGCTGTCCTTCTTCCGTTCGCGGATGTTCACCGGCGGGCTGCTCGCGATGGGCCTGTGGGCGTTCGGCGTGTTCGGCATCTACTTCTTCATGGCGATCTACCTGCAGAACGTGCTCGGCTTCTCGCCCACCGGTGCGGGGGCGGCCTTCGTCCCGATGGCGATCATCACGGCTGCCGGAGCGGTCCTCGCGCCCCGTCTGGAAGCCCGCTTCGGCGTCGCCCGGGTAACCGCTTTCGGTCTGGCGGTGATGGCCGCGGCGATCGCCGGCATCGCGCAGTACGGCGAGGGCACCTCCTACGCCGACCTGCTGCCCTGGTTCGCGCTCTACGGCGTCGGCGGTGGCCTGCTGATTCCGCTCAGCACCGTGGTCGTCGACGCGCTGCCGCCCGGCCGCGCCGGGATCGCCTCCGGCATGCTCAACGTCTCCCGTGAGGTGTTCGGCCTGCTCGGCGTGACGGTGCTCGGCGCAATCCTGACCAACCGGTCGAACGCGGCCGAGGGCGCCGAGCTGCACCGGTTCCTGGAGGGCTACCAGTTCTCGCTGGTGGTGGCCGCGGTGCTGGTCGCGGCCGGGGTGCCGGTCAGCCTCTGGATGCTGCGCCGCGGCCGGACCGGCGCGCCCGCCGCGGAGCCGAAGGTCCTGGAGACGGTCTGA
- a CDS encoding FtsX-like permease family protein yields MLMLVVSAVRARTAQVLTILLLAAVASAVAVAGPWYGFAAAGRAAEADLSASRAVERIVSVRTGADTQGLAEEALTRFAGDVRRQLPPEFGDPITGLTVSLSAKIAAAPVGMSVAYRDEFCANVRLEGPCPSRAGEVAISHEAAQRLGVRTGDQISLTSSVTNKPLPLRVVALYALADISGPYWAGEIFRTQTQIDPAFTVLETFATRQLWNTTMVYDAVLPVSLIRGDGGYDLAGALAAADTRITLTRFRLQTNAKPLLEMVARDRATILRGVRSAGLQTLVLTWFAIGLAGWYTLRDRRADTALLKLRGAGRFRILRLAWGQHLVPLLIGAAIGIPAGYLLARWLAGDVEVAPDRQAALTQSAITVAAVLLGSLAVLAAVEAVMLSRPVTALLSRTAPARGDWRSALADLLLIVIAGAALYQARSGGPADGLAVVAPALIALALGLLLARLLRRVAGRSGAAALRGGRLRFGLAALQFSRSPGADRVFALVVVAVALFVTAGGAWRADRVARAERSAAELGASRVLTVEAPNRTALLHAVRTADPEGRAAMAVVRNRNDDNLEILEVDSDRLAAVALWRPEYGPVTALREAVGTSARPAPPVITGDRLSAGVRRDGTAPVQLTLHLQDEVTGVPVTVGFGTLRAGEQTVTAPVDGCATAAGCRIVRWEVTTPPDRTGRTKPPPKGSAVTLRTLSGLDAGILGDIARWRPGTNGANLNLAADGGGLRMTPDENATELKLIGTSAYAADTPMPLPVVLAGAAPDGWRYDDRMLESYGPAAPVRIAGAPPGLPMLGRSGALTDLDAVRRLAADADAGGEFQVWLTASAPPGLIPALTAAGVSIAGDQTVTGRAAWLGAQGPAAVVRFALLSGFAALLLAATVVAVAATVDNRSLGVQLRALRTQGLPVRTAVSTGYAGTAAVLLAGLATGALAAVLAVRYAGSSLPPFADGWQVLPPPEPLTSAALVVAAVLALLVLGLSGLFAVLPLVRTLRKR; encoded by the coding sequence ATGCTCATGCTCGTCGTCAGCGCCGTCCGGGCCCGGACGGCGCAGGTGCTGACGATTCTGCTGCTGGCCGCCGTGGCGTCGGCCGTCGCCGTGGCCGGCCCGTGGTACGGCTTCGCCGCCGCGGGCAGGGCGGCCGAGGCCGACCTCAGCGCGTCCCGGGCGGTCGAGCGCATCGTCTCGGTGCGCACCGGCGCCGACACGCAGGGGCTCGCCGAGGAGGCGCTCACCCGCTTCGCCGGCGACGTCCGGCGTCAGCTGCCGCCGGAGTTCGGCGACCCGATCACCGGCCTCACGGTCAGCCTGAGCGCGAAGATCGCCGCCGCCCCGGTGGGCATGTCCGTGGCGTACCGGGACGAGTTCTGCGCCAACGTGCGCCTCGAGGGCCCGTGCCCGAGCCGCGCGGGCGAGGTCGCGATCAGCCACGAGGCGGCGCAGCGGCTCGGCGTCCGGACCGGCGACCAGATCTCGCTGACCAGCTCGGTCACGAACAAGCCGCTGCCGCTGCGGGTCGTCGCGCTCTACGCCCTGGCCGACATCTCCGGGCCGTACTGGGCCGGCGAGATCTTCCGCACCCAGACCCAGATCGACCCGGCCTTCACGGTGCTGGAGACGTTCGCCACGCGGCAGCTCTGGAACACCACCATGGTGTACGACGCGGTGCTCCCCGTCTCGCTGATCCGCGGCGACGGCGGGTACGACCTGGCCGGCGCGCTGGCCGCCGCGGACACCCGGATCACGCTGACCCGGTTCCGCCTGCAGACCAACGCGAAACCGCTGCTGGAGATGGTGGCCCGGGACCGCGCCACGATCCTGCGCGGAGTGCGCTCGGCGGGCCTGCAGACGCTGGTGCTCACCTGGTTCGCGATCGGCCTGGCCGGCTGGTACACGCTGCGCGACCGCCGGGCCGACACCGCGCTGCTCAAGCTCCGCGGCGCCGGCCGGTTCCGGATCCTGCGGCTGGCCTGGGGCCAGCATCTGGTGCCGCTGCTGATCGGCGCGGCGATCGGGATCCCGGCCGGATACCTGTTGGCGCGCTGGCTCGCCGGCGACGTGGAGGTCGCGCCGGACCGGCAGGCCGCGCTCACCCAGTCGGCGATCACCGTGGCCGCCGTGCTGCTCGGCAGCCTGGCCGTGCTGGCGGCGGTCGAGGCCGTGATGCTCAGCCGGCCCGTCACGGCGCTGCTCAGCCGGACCGCGCCGGCCCGCGGCGACTGGCGGTCCGCGCTCGCCGACCTGCTGCTGATCGTGATCGCCGGGGCGGCGCTGTACCAGGCCCGCAGCGGCGGGCCCGCCGACGGGCTGGCGGTGGTCGCGCCGGCGCTGATCGCCCTCGCGCTCGGCCTGCTGCTGGCCCGGCTGCTGCGCCGGGTGGCCGGCCGGTCCGGCGCCGCGGCGCTGCGCGGCGGCCGCCTGCGGTTCGGTCTGGCCGCGCTGCAGTTCTCCCGCTCGCCCGGCGCGGACCGTGTGTTCGCGCTGGTGGTGGTCGCGGTGGCGCTCTTCGTCACGGCGGGCGGGGCGTGGCGGGCGGACCGGGTGGCCCGGGCCGAGCGCAGCGCCGCCGAGCTCGGCGCGTCCCGGGTGCTCACCGTGGAGGCGCCGAACCGGACCGCGCTGCTGCACGCGGTCCGCACCGCCGACCCGGAGGGAAGGGCGGCGATGGCCGTCGTGCGCAACCGCAACGACGACAACCTCGAGATCCTCGAGGTGGACAGCGACCGGCTCGCCGCGGTGGCCCTCTGGCGCCCGGAGTACGGCCCGGTCACCGCGCTGCGCGAGGCCGTCGGCACCTCGGCCCGCCCGGCGCCGCCGGTCATCACCGGCGACCGGCTCAGCGCCGGGGTCCGCCGGGACGGGACCGCGCCGGTCCAGCTCACGCTTCACCTGCAGGACGAGGTGACGGGCGTGCCGGTGACCGTCGGCTTCGGCACGCTGCGGGCGGGGGAGCAGACGGTGACCGCGCCGGTGGACGGCTGCGCGACCGCTGCCGGCTGCCGGATCGTGCGCTGGGAAGTGACCACGCCGCCGGATCGGACCGGCCGCACGAAACCGCCGCCGAAGGGCTCCGCGGTCACCCTGCGCACGCTGTCCGGGCTGGACGCCGGGATCCTCGGCGACATCGCGCGCTGGCGGCCCGGCACGAACGGCGCGAACCTGAACCTCGCGGCGGACGGCGGCGGCCTGCGGATGACACCCGACGAGAACGCGACGGAGCTGAAGCTGATCGGCACGTCGGCGTACGCGGCGGACACCCCGATGCCGCTGCCGGTCGTGCTGGCCGGCGCCGCCCCGGACGGCTGGCGCTACGACGACCGGATGCTCGAGTCCTACGGCCCGGCCGCGCCGGTGCGGATCGCCGGCGCCCCGCCCGGCCTGCCGATGCTGGGCCGGTCCGGCGCGCTCACCGACCTGGACGCGGTGCGCCGCCTCGCGGCCGACGCCGACGCCGGCGGCGAGTTCCAGGTGTGGCTCACCGCCTCGGCCCCGCCCGGGCTGATCCCCGCCCTGACCGCGGCCGGTGTGTCGATCGCCGGCGACCAGACGGTGACCGGCCGCGCCGCCTGGCTGGGCGCTCAGGGCCCGGCCGCGGTGGTGCGGTTCGCGCTGCTCAGCGGCTTCGCGGCGTTGCTGCTGGCGGCCACCGTGGTCGCGGTGGCGGCCACCGTCGACAACCGATCGCTGGGCGTGCAGCTGCGGGCGCTGCGGACGCAGGGCCTGCCGGTGCGCACAGCCGTCTCCACCGGGTACGCCGGCACCGCCGCCGTGCTGCTGGCCGGCCTCGCCACCGGGGCGCTCGCCGCGGTCCTCGCGGTCCGGTACGCCGGTAGCTCCCTGCCCCCGTTCGCCGACGGCTGGCAGGTCCTGCCACCGCCCGAGCCACTCACCTCGGCCGCGCTCGTGGTCGCCGCAGTCCTGGCCCTGCTCGTCCTCGGCCTCTCCGGGCTCTTCGCGGTGCTGCCGCTGGTCAGAACGCTGAGGAAACGATGA
- a CDS encoding magnesium transporter CorA family protein: MSETPFRTRLYAHGHVVAEDFPVAETGERLRAAPDAVAWIDLLNPDQAALQTVADAFHLHPLAVEDALQQHERPKLERYDKHLFMNVYAVRLEDRTAHKVEISAFVTERALITVHKAPGDVDVLVRRWDADIELGASGGVNFLVYGLLDTVVDSQQKVARTLDEAMDQAEDALLEEGGAPRSVRLYGFALRKALSALRRAVAPMPDVVRRAVQADIGHGAEESARAGDPADGERLRPYYRDVEDHAQQTFELIEHSLTRINELLDADLAEQSNVLNEVTRKLAAWAAIIAVPTALTGYFGQNLPYPGYEQPWGFVISTVLIVVSAAGLYVFLRKRGWL, from the coding sequence GTGAGCGAAACCCCCTTCCGAACTCGGCTCTATGCGCACGGTCACGTCGTCGCCGAGGACTTCCCGGTCGCCGAGACCGGCGAGCGGCTGCGCGCCGCGCCGGACGCGGTCGCCTGGATCGACCTGCTCAACCCGGATCAGGCCGCCCTCCAGACCGTCGCCGACGCGTTCCACCTGCACCCGCTCGCCGTCGAGGACGCGCTGCAGCAGCACGAGCGTCCCAAGCTGGAGCGGTACGACAAGCACCTGTTCATGAACGTCTACGCGGTCCGGCTGGAGGACCGGACGGCGCACAAGGTGGAGATCAGCGCGTTCGTCACGGAACGGGCGCTGATCACCGTGCACAAGGCGCCCGGTGACGTCGACGTGCTGGTGCGCCGGTGGGACGCGGACATCGAGCTGGGCGCGTCCGGTGGGGTCAACTTCCTGGTGTACGGCCTGCTCGACACCGTCGTGGACAGCCAGCAGAAGGTCGCCCGCACGCTCGACGAGGCGATGGACCAGGCCGAGGACGCGCTGCTGGAGGAGGGCGGCGCGCCGCGGTCGGTCCGGCTCTACGGGTTCGCGCTGCGCAAGGCCCTGTCCGCGCTGCGCCGCGCGGTCGCCCCGATGCCCGACGTGGTCCGGCGAGCCGTCCAGGCGGACATCGGGCACGGGGCCGAGGAGAGCGCGCGAGCCGGCGACCCGGCTGACGGGGAGCGGCTCCGGCCGTACTACCGGGACGTCGAGGACCACGCCCAGCAGACGTTCGAGCTGATCGAGCACTCGCTGACCCGGATCAACGAACTGCTCGACGCCGACCTGGCCGAGCAGAGCAACGTGCTCAACGAGGTCACCCGCAAGCTCGCCGCCTGGGCCGCGATCATCGCGGTGCCGACCGCGCTCACCGGGTACTTCGGACAGAACCTGCCCTACCCCGGATACGAGCAGCCGTGGGGCTTCGTGATCAGCACCGTCCTCATCGTGGTCTCCGCCGCCGGCCTCTACGTCTTCCTGAGAAAACGCGGGTGGCTGTAG
- a CDS encoding TetR/AcrR family transcriptional regulator, which produces MTGDRLTKATVAECALRLADAEGVEAVTIRRLAKEQGVTPMALYWHFKNKDELLLGIVDHALATVRADPAAGDPWQKRLRTVFEAVVAVMREHPSLPTLLHAVDKTQTESFSRATNDTLALLSDAGFTVEEGYWIATHLLNAAMGLVAGEPGWCPPGMASEDAAEWRRQKRLRMSLLPADRFPMMIEYAASVGDVPDVDRYYAFCVDLIIAGVEAMAASR; this is translated from the coding sequence GTGACGGGTGATCGACTGACCAAGGCGACGGTGGCCGAGTGCGCCCTGCGCCTGGCCGACGCGGAGGGCGTGGAGGCGGTCACCATCCGCCGGCTCGCCAAGGAGCAGGGCGTCACCCCGATGGCGCTGTACTGGCATTTCAAGAACAAGGACGAGCTGCTGCTCGGGATCGTCGATCACGCGCTCGCCACCGTCCGCGCGGACCCGGCGGCGGGCGACCCGTGGCAGAAACGGCTGCGGACCGTGTTCGAGGCGGTGGTCGCCGTGATGCGCGAGCACCCGTCGCTGCCGACCCTGCTGCACGCGGTCGACAAGACCCAGACCGAGAGCTTCAGCCGGGCCACCAACGACACCCTCGCCCTGTTGTCGGACGCCGGGTTCACCGTCGAAGAGGGCTACTGGATCGCCACCCACCTGCTCAACGCCGCGATGGGCCTGGTCGCCGGCGAGCCGGGCTGGTGCCCGCCGGGCATGGCGTCCGAGGACGCCGCCGAGTGGCGGCGGCAGAAACGGCTCCGGATGTCGCTGCTGCCGGCCGACCGCTTCCCGATGATGATCGAGTACGCCGCCTCGGTCGGCGACGTGCCCGACGTGGACCGGTACTACGCGTTCTGCGTCGATCTGATCATCGCCGGCGTCGAGGCGATGGCCGCCTCACGCTGA